One region of Natronolimnobius baerhuensis genomic DNA includes:
- a CDS encoding lasso RiPP family leader peptide-containing protein, whose product MSDSTSPRYERPALTAYGTVETLTQNDKIGDSEDSVTEATADAGMVITGSIV is encoded by the coding sequence ATGTCAGATAGCACATCACCACGGTACGAACGGCCAGCACTGACCGCATACGGCACAGTCGAAACACTCACCCAGAACGATAAAATCGGTGACAGCGAAGATTCGGTGACGGAGGCGACTGCCGATGCTGGGATGGTCATCACCGGTTCGATTGTCTAA
- a CDS encoding ABC transporter ATP-binding protein produces the protein MTNSVNATGRVGDGDDGSDIPNTDDDTSAETTTIESSEPTLREKLEALWTVVVFRPVTVGVILALKAVAAVFEGVGLTFLLPIIEVAQDGGTLREEATGPLAYFVDGYELLGITATFETLLLGLAAVMTLRYSVSFLVGWIQAALTQQYMASLRRDAYESLLAAEVGYLDQADGDEITNTIITEARTSARLIGDILSVIEKGLFAVVYATVALVISPTLTVLTILVLGTVVGVSRYALAPGYEIGDRVATANERIQSLVNAGTRGLYEVKLFTMQPTLTTEYDRAHDRLIETFVRLERNQVALSAITKLLNAFVIFVLVYLAVAHLALSFAALGVFLFAMFRLSPLISGLNNTLYSIDGALPHLVRTQRLIEAFDQHAESSGSEPAPTPTTTLEMDDVTFQYDQDAAGTAVTDVSLRLERGETIALAGPSGAGKSTIVSLLSGLYEPDAGTIRANGTSISQFDRHSWYERVTVVPQQPFLFTGTVRDNVAIADPTASDDAIARACEISQVNAFLETLPQGVNTQLGDDGVRLSGGQRQRIAIARALLTDADILILDEATSELDSPTEEAILEGLEATDREYATIVIGHWLSTVRDADRIYTVVDGKIVESGTHAELIAGETHYATLYQPQVEPAQSL, from the coding sequence ATGACCAACAGCGTGAATGCGACCGGCCGTGTCGGTGACGGCGACGATGGCAGCGACATCCCCAATACCGACGATGACACCAGTGCAGAGACGACGACCATCGAATCGAGCGAACCAACGCTTCGCGAGAAACTCGAGGCGTTGTGGACGGTCGTCGTCTTTCGGCCAGTAACAGTTGGCGTTATTCTGGCCCTCAAAGCGGTTGCAGCGGTGTTCGAGGGCGTTGGGCTGACGTTTCTCCTGCCGATCATCGAGGTTGCACAGGACGGTGGGACGCTTCGTGAGGAGGCGACGGGACCGCTTGCGTACTTCGTCGACGGCTACGAACTGCTTGGGATTACGGCCACGTTCGAAACGCTGTTGCTCGGCCTCGCTGCAGTCATGACGCTTCGATATAGCGTGAGTTTTCTCGTTGGCTGGATACAAGCGGCGCTGACACAGCAGTATATGGCCTCGCTCAGACGGGACGCCTACGAGTCACTGCTGGCTGCAGAAGTCGGCTACCTCGATCAGGCCGACGGTGACGAGATTACCAATACGATTATCACCGAGGCTCGAACGTCAGCACGCTTGATCGGCGATATCCTCTCGGTCATCGAAAAGGGACTGTTCGCAGTCGTCTACGCGACGGTTGCACTGGTGATCTCGCCGACGTTGACCGTCCTTACGATACTCGTCCTCGGGACCGTCGTCGGAGTGAGTCGGTACGCCCTCGCACCCGGTTACGAAATCGGCGACCGAGTCGCCACAGCGAACGAACGGATCCAGTCGCTCGTCAACGCCGGGACGCGCGGGCTATACGAGGTGAAACTGTTCACCATGCAACCGACACTCACTACCGAGTACGACCGCGCACACGACCGTCTCATCGAGACGTTCGTCAGACTCGAGCGGAATCAGGTTGCGTTAAGTGCGATCACGAAACTCCTCAATGCCTTCGTGATCTTTGTGCTCGTCTATCTCGCGGTTGCTCACCTGGCGCTGTCGTTTGCCGCACTTGGAGTCTTTCTGTTTGCAATGTTCCGACTCTCGCCGCTGATTAGTGGCCTCAACAACACGCTGTACTCGATTGATGGCGCGTTGCCACATCTTGTCCGCACACAGCGACTCATCGAGGCGTTCGACCAGCACGCTGAATCCAGTGGGTCGGAACCAGCACCCACACCGACGACCACACTCGAGATGGACGATGTCACGTTCCAGTACGATCAGGACGCCGCCGGAACAGCAGTGACCGACGTCTCACTGCGCCTCGAGCGTGGCGAAACGATTGCACTGGCTGGTCCCTCTGGGGCCGGCAAATCGACGATTGTGTCGCTGCTGTCTGGACTGTACGAGCCGGATGCGGGGACGATTCGGGCGAACGGGACGTCGATTAGCCAATTCGACCGGCACTCGTGGTACGAACGAGTGACCGTCGTCCCACAGCAACCGTTTCTGTTTACCGGGACTGTCCGTGACAACGTTGCAATCGCCGACCCAACTGCGAGTGACGACGCCATTGCCCGTGCCTGCGAGATTAGTCAAGTGAACGCCTTTCTCGAGACGTTACCACAGGGAGTAAACACCCAACTCGGCGACGATGGTGTTCGCCTCTCAGGTGGCCAGCGACAGCGAATTGCGATTGCAAGAGCACTGCTCACTGATGCCGACATCTTGATCCTCGACGAAGCGACGAGCGAACTCGACTCGCCGACCGAGGAGGCCATTCTCGAGGGGCTCGAGGCGACAGACCGCGAGTACGCGACGATTGTTATCGGCCACTGGCTGTCGACCGTCAGAGATGCAGACCGAATTTATACGGTTGTTGACGGCAAAATCGTCGAATCAGGGACACACGCCGAACTGATCGCTGGTGAGACACACTATGCAACACTGTATCAGCCACAGGTCGAACCGGCCCAGTCGCTGTAG
- a CDS encoding nucleotidyltransferase domain-containing protein, producing the protein MGDTYSKEGAFIVRCLQAWHRGTAVPADERPETDSLEWDRVLELTRRHSVGPQVAAALRETTAAQALSVGTQEASTAPPESTDTKTESTIAPQTEDSTAVVDSVPAHVSERLRERSAFVARRNLQQFHELASLSATFQATGIRAIPYRGPVMAQLGYGDVGQREFGDLDLLVDREDIPVIKSILLERGYEPAYVLDSTDELTVSQERCYRRLGREYTFKHTESGIEVELHWRVLARRFPTGFDLESVWDRREELTVAGTSMPVLSPTDRLLLSCVHGTRHRWERLHWWCDVSRCLENESLDWDAIVRRARAHTCERQLLVGLAVVDSLFAVGLPDWIDRLIADEPGLEALCTHVHERLFDETTYWLLDERQYQARTLDRRRDKASFWLSWLFGPNRSDVEAVAIPWPLTPLYRLVRPIRLASGVFDRFRTETHPDTETQWS; encoded by the coding sequence ATGGGGGACACATACTCGAAAGAAGGGGCATTCATCGTTCGCTGTCTTCAGGCGTGGCACCGCGGGACAGCCGTTCCAGCCGACGAGAGACCGGAGACAGATTCACTCGAGTGGGACCGGGTCCTCGAGTTGACGAGACGCCATTCCGTCGGCCCGCAGGTTGCGGCGGCGCTCCGTGAGACGACGGCCGCACAGGCGCTCTCCGTGGGCACCCAGGAGGCATCGACAGCGCCACCCGAGTCGACAGATACTAAGACAGAATCGACGATAGCACCACAAACCGAGGATTCGACAGCCGTCGTAGACAGCGTTCCAGCGCATGTGTCCGAACGCCTGCGCGAGCGAAGCGCGTTCGTTGCCAGACGAAACCTCCAGCAGTTTCACGAACTCGCGTCGCTGTCGGCGACGTTTCAGGCGACGGGCATCCGCGCGATTCCCTATCGTGGGCCGGTGATGGCCCAACTCGGCTACGGCGATGTCGGCCAGCGAGAGTTCGGTGACCTAGACTTGCTCGTCGACCGCGAGGACATCCCCGTCATCAAATCGATCCTGCTCGAGCGCGGGTACGAACCGGCATACGTGCTCGACTCAACTGACGAATTAACCGTCTCACAGGAGCGGTGTTACCGCCGTCTCGGGCGCGAGTACACGTTCAAACACACGGAGAGCGGAATCGAGGTCGAACTTCACTGGCGTGTACTCGCACGGCGGTTTCCAACCGGGTTCGACCTCGAGTCGGTGTGGGACCGACGCGAGGAACTGACCGTTGCCGGCACCTCGATGCCGGTACTATCCCCCACCGACCGACTCTTGCTGAGTTGTGTTCATGGCACGCGCCACCGCTGGGAGCGACTCCACTGGTGGTGTGACGTCAGTCGCTGCCTCGAGAATGAGAGTCTCGACTGGGACGCAATCGTCCGACGCGCTCGAGCGCACACCTGCGAGCGGCAACTGTTGGTCGGACTGGCGGTCGTCGACTCTCTCTTTGCAGTGGGACTTCCCGACTGGATCGACCGTCTGATCGCAGACGAACCTGGACTCGAGGCGTTGTGTACGCACGTCCACGAGCGGTTGTTCGATGAGACGACCTACTGGTTGCTCGATGAACGCCAGTATCAGGCGCGGACGCTAGATCGACGGCGGGACAAAGCCTCATTCTGGCTGTCGTGGCTGTTCGGCCCGAATCGCTCAGACGTCGAAGCGGTCGCGATTCCGTGGCCACTGACGCCACTGTATCGTCTCGTCCGACCGATCCGACTCGCAAGCGGCGTGTTCGACCGATTCCGAACGGAGACTCACCCGGACACGGAGACCCAATGGTCCTGA
- a CDS encoding SDR family oxidoreductase: MTTTEITGKQILVTGGAGFIGSHLTRALVDENDVRVLDALTTGSRSNVPEEATFIEGDIRDETALERAIDGVDLIFHEAALVSVTRSIDEPTTSHAINVNATLALLEKARDHDARVVLASSAAMYGHPETVPIDETAPKRPTSPYGIDKHTVDQYARQYHEQYGLEVVALRYFNVFGPGQVAGPYSGVISVFLEQALAGEPITVEGDGSQTRDFVYIDDIVQANCLAGTTDAVGRAFNVGTGESVTIRAVAERIQEQTGTDAEIVHVDPRSGDIEHSRADISAARSALGFEPTVSFDAGLEQTLEWYRGQQTPTV, translated from the coding sequence ATGACGACGACTGAAATCACGGGGAAGCAAATCCTCGTTACTGGCGGTGCAGGGTTTATCGGGAGCCATCTGACACGAGCGCTCGTCGACGAAAACGACGTCCGCGTTCTCGATGCGCTCACAACGGGATCACGCTCGAATGTCCCTGAGGAAGCCACGTTCATCGAAGGAGATATCCGAGATGAGACAGCACTCGAGCGAGCAATCGACGGCGTCGACCTGATCTTTCACGAAGCCGCACTCGTCAGCGTCACGCGATCTATCGACGAGCCAACGACTAGCCACGCGATCAACGTCAACGCAACGCTGGCGCTGCTCGAGAAAGCCAGAGACCACGACGCACGAGTCGTGCTTGCCTCGAGTGCAGCGATGTACGGCCATCCGGAGACGGTCCCAATCGACGAAACGGCACCGAAGAGGCCCACCTCGCCGTACGGCATCGACAAACACACCGTCGATCAGTATGCACGCCAGTATCACGAACAGTACGGCCTCGAGGTCGTGGCACTGCGCTACTTCAATGTTTTCGGGCCGGGACAGGTTGCTGGCCCCTACAGCGGCGTCATTAGCGTCTTTCTCGAGCAGGCACTGGCGGGTGAGCCGATTACGGTCGAAGGCGATGGGAGCCAGACGCGGGATTTCGTCTACATCGACGACATCGTGCAGGCAAACTGCCTCGCGGGGACGACTGACGCCGTTGGCCGCGCGTTCAACGTCGGCACTGGTGAGTCGGTCACAATTCGGGCGGTCGCCGAGCGGATACAGGAACAGACAGGAACGGATGCAGAAATCGTCCACGTCGACCCGCGTTCGGGCGATATCGAACACTCGAGGGCGGATATCTCGGCCGCCAGATCGGCGTTGGGATTCGAGCCAACGGTCTCGTTCGATGCCGGCCTCGAGCAGACACTCGAGTGGTATCGAGGCCAGCAGACACCAACGGTCTAA
- a CDS encoding NAD-dependent epimerase/dehydratase family protein — MERVLVTGGAGFIGSQLTDRLLERGDEVAVVDNCSTGRRDWVPDEATVFERDLTDSDALEGVLTADIDRVFHLAASKAVDADAPHEQFRRNTRMTATVLQAMNEADVTELAYTSSSTVYGEAPRPTPEDYSPLEPISLYGASKLADEGLLSTYAHSHDFTVWNVRFANIVGPRLRGAVIPDFIEKLRDDPSTLTILGNGRQEKSYMHITDCLDALLTVVETTDDPMNTYNLGTQTTTSVTQIADIVSDELGLEPTYEYTGGDRGWVGDVPKMRLGIEKLSELGWEPRFESDGAVRRAAAQLLAEFERQPQPA, encoded by the coding sequence ATGGAACGCGTTCTCGTTACTGGTGGTGCAGGATTCATTGGCTCACAACTGACCGACCGACTCCTCGAGCGCGGTGATGAGGTCGCCGTCGTCGATAACTGCTCGACCGGTCGCCGCGACTGGGTCCCCGACGAGGCGACCGTTTTCGAGCGTGATCTCACCGATTCGGACGCACTCGAGGGTGTCCTGACTGCGGATATCGACCGGGTGTTTCACCTCGCGGCGTCGAAAGCCGTCGATGCCGATGCGCCACACGAACAGTTCCGGCGAAACACGCGGATGACGGCAACCGTCTTACAAGCCATGAACGAGGCTGACGTGACGGAACTGGCCTATACCTCTTCGTCGACCGTCTACGGCGAAGCACCGCGACCGACACCCGAGGACTACTCACCACTCGAGCCGATCAGTCTGTACGGCGCGAGCAAACTCGCCGACGAAGGGTTGCTCTCGACGTATGCGCACTCACACGATTTTACGGTCTGGAACGTCCGATTCGCGAATATCGTCGGCCCACGACTCCGAGGGGCCGTGATTCCGGATTTCATCGAAAAACTCCGTGACGATCCGTCGACGCTGACGATCCTCGGTAACGGTCGGCAGGAAAAATCCTACATGCACATTACAGACTGTCTCGACGCACTTCTCACCGTCGTCGAGACCACTGACGACCCGATGAACACCTACAATCTCGGGACGCAGACGACGACCTCAGTCACCCAGATCGCCGACATCGTCAGCGACGAACTCGGTCTCGAGCCGACCTACGAGTACACTGGCGGTGACCGCGGCTGGGTTGGCGACGTCCCGAAGATGCGCCTCGGAATCGAGAAACTGTCTGAGCTGGGCTGGGAACCACGCTTCGAGAGCGACGGTGCAGTTCGACGTGCAGCCGCGCAACTGCTCGCAGAGTTCGAGCGCCAGCCACAGCCAGCCTGA
- a CDS encoding metal-dependent hydrolase, which yields MADLLTHVLVGYCLGTALSIRVTWIRPAHVTMVMVGAALPDLAKIELVVSWRTMVSRFGVPWDWFALHTLGGTVVTVLLVSLLLEPKERWRVACLLAVGVASHHVFDVILLSRTGLSYPVFWPLTTYQPPAGGLFYSWDRWPAAVTGIAAFCLWRYRLRRENSPSPV from the coding sequence ATGGCTGATCTCCTGACACACGTTCTCGTCGGCTACTGTCTCGGCACAGCACTCTCGATTCGCGTTACGTGGATTCGGCCGGCACACGTGACGATGGTCATGGTCGGGGCAGCGCTGCCTGACCTCGCGAAGATCGAACTCGTCGTCTCCTGGCGAACGATGGTCAGTCGCTTTGGCGTCCCCTGGGACTGGTTCGCGTTACATACGCTTGGTGGCACAGTCGTAACAGTCCTGCTCGTGAGTCTGTTGCTCGAGCCAAAAGAACGCTGGCGAGTGGCGTGCCTGCTCGCAGTCGGCGTTGCCTCGCATCACGTTTTCGACGTCATCTTGCTTTCACGAACCGGCCTCTCCTACCCGGTTTTCTGGCCGCTAACGACGTATCAGCCGCCGGCCGGTGGACTGTTTTACAGTTGGGATCGCTGGCCGGCCGCTGTCACTGGTATCGCCGCCTTCTGTCTCTGGCGGTACCGCCTGCGACGCGAAAACAGTCCCTCACCCGTCTGA
- a CDS encoding asparagine synthase-related protein — protein MSALLGLLDRNGDPLEAGILERMHERLAHRGPDGGDCWQARRVGLGHQLLATTPQARDEQPYRDGDLVITADARLDNRAKLLAALSGSMSSLSPAAPDSHLLLAAYRKWGTACVEHLIGAFAFAIWDERESRLFCARDHVGVKPFYYHQTDATFAFATELKALLPLSSVPGTIDERRIGDFLTGRLEDETISYYEHVQRLPPAHAMVVTPTDCEYWQYWSLDPSKTLSCPSDAAYERRFRETFEEAVRCRLRTAGEIGSELSGGLDSSSVTVVARDILPDDEPLHTFSTVFDEADSSDEREYIEAVTDQSGIVPHFVRPDGIGVLENEAEMLTYFDRPPHNTLYFSVWELSRRTDEVGVDIALNGVLGDCTSNYGLGLLPQLFRTARWRHLRRELQAMGEHFGTPASHLFVRHVLFSLVPDSVRRTYRTHRGKPILEAQANPALNPVFVDRIGLRERYQSLAGSHSLRVATTDRLRQYRSLTSERHAANLEAIDLRYGAFGVEPRYPFADKRLLELSLAMPPSQQFRDGWTRAIVRRSLSDLLPQSIQERPWKTMMDEAFWNALTNEREALTNLLENPGSLARYLDMDELQAASDRFETSPSSRDARTLWRARSLAAWLEAWPHQKQPTALEQS, from the coding sequence ATGAGTGCACTCCTCGGACTGCTCGACCGCAACGGAGACCCACTCGAGGCTGGCATACTCGAGCGAATGCACGAGCGACTGGCCCATCGGGGACCGGATGGCGGCGACTGCTGGCAGGCGCGTCGAGTGGGACTGGGCCATCAACTGCTTGCAACGACACCACAGGCCCGCGACGAGCAGCCGTATCGCGATGGTGACCTGGTGATTACCGCGGATGCTCGCCTCGACAATCGCGCGAAGTTACTGGCGGCACTTTCGGGGTCGATGTCGTCGCTCTCGCCAGCGGCCCCCGATAGTCACCTGCTACTTGCAGCCTATCGAAAGTGGGGCACTGCGTGTGTCGAGCACCTGATTGGGGCCTTCGCGTTTGCCATCTGGGACGAGCGAGAGTCACGCCTGTTCTGTGCGCGCGACCACGTCGGCGTCAAACCGTTTTATTACCATCAGACCGATGCCACGTTCGCGTTTGCAACCGAACTCAAGGCATTGCTTCCCCTCTCGAGCGTTCCGGGAACTATCGATGAGCGACGGATCGGTGACTTCCTGACGGGCCGACTCGAGGACGAGACGATTTCGTACTACGAACACGTCCAACGGCTTCCACCAGCACATGCGATGGTCGTCACGCCCACCGACTGCGAGTACTGGCAATACTGGAGCCTCGACCCGTCGAAAACGCTTTCGTGCCCATCGGATGCCGCCTACGAACGTCGCTTTCGGGAAACGTTCGAGGAGGCCGTCCGCTGTCGACTCCGTACTGCGGGGGAAATTGGCTCGGAACTCAGTGGCGGTCTCGACTCCTCGTCGGTCACTGTCGTTGCTCGAGATATCCTCCCCGATGACGAGCCACTCCACACGTTCTCGACGGTCTTCGATGAGGCCGACTCGAGTGACGAACGCGAGTATATCGAGGCTGTCACCGACCAGTCCGGGATTGTCCCGCATTTCGTTCGACCAGATGGGATCGGTGTACTCGAGAACGAAGCAGAGATGCTGACGTACTTCGACCGACCGCCACACAACACGCTCTACTTTTCGGTGTGGGAACTGTCACGTCGGACTGACGAAGTTGGCGTCGATATCGCCTTAAATGGCGTTCTCGGCGACTGTACGTCGAACTACGGCCTCGGACTGTTACCGCAACTGTTCCGGACCGCACGCTGGCGACATCTCAGGCGTGAACTGCAGGCAATGGGCGAGCACTTCGGGACACCGGCGAGCCATCTGTTCGTTCGCCATGTCCTCTTTTCGCTCGTTCCAGATTCAGTTCGACGCACGTATCGAACCCATCGTGGCAAGCCCATTCTCGAGGCGCAGGCGAATCCTGCGTTGAATCCCGTATTCGTCGACCGGATCGGCCTCCGCGAGCGCTACCAGTCGCTTGCTGGATCGCACTCACTCCGTGTCGCGACTACCGACCGACTCCGCCAGTATCGTTCGCTCACCTCCGAACGCCACGCCGCCAATCTCGAGGCAATCGACCTGCGCTATGGGGCGTTCGGCGTCGAACCGCGCTATCCCTTTGCGGATAAACGCTTGCTTGAACTCTCACTGGCAATGCCTCCCTCCCAGCAGTTTCGTGATGGTTGGACGAGAGCAATTGTTCGTCGGTCCCTTTCCGACCTCCTGCCGCAGTCGATCCAGGAACGGCCCTGGAAAACGATGATGGACGAAGCGTTCTGGAACGCACTCACAAACGAAAGGGAGGCACTCACCAACCTGCTCGAGAATCCCGGTTCTCTGGCGCGCTATCTCGATATGGATGAACTGCAGGCCGCATCCGACCGTTTTGAAACGTCACCCTCGAGTCGCGATGCTCGGACACTCTGGCGTGCTCGCTCACTTGCGGCCTGGCTCGAGGCATGGCCACACCAAAAGCAGCCGACCGCACTCGAGCAGTCATAA
- a CDS encoding lasso peptide biosynthesis B2 protein has translation MGRIAGFLAVPLGEKFRLLVAATLLVLARVAFALLPFAPFRHGLLVIARPVARVVPGSPSPAHVAWAVDTADRSIPGHRTCLMRSVTAETIHRLYDHDIVHRIGVAPACGEDSDDEPASETGSDHASLEADTPAGFEAHSWIEYDESVLLGHLEDLSRFEPLPPLNRREQP, from the coding sequence ATGGGACGGATAGCCGGCTTCCTCGCGGTCCCGCTCGGGGAGAAGTTCCGACTCCTCGTAGCAGCCACCCTATTAGTGCTGGCTCGAGTCGCGTTCGCACTCCTGCCGTTTGCACCGTTTAGACACGGACTGCTGGTGATCGCGCGCCCGGTCGCTCGCGTTGTCCCCGGTTCCCCGTCGCCCGCACACGTCGCCTGGGCGGTCGACACTGCTGACCGGTCGATTCCAGGCCATCGAACCTGTCTAATGCGATCCGTTACTGCCGAGACGATCCACCGACTCTACGATCACGATATCGTTCATCGAATCGGCGTTGCACCTGCCTGCGGTGAGGACTCCGACGACGAACCAGCGTCTGAAACTGGCAGCGACCACGCCAGTCTCGAGGCTGACACACCAGCGGGCTTCGAAGCCCACAGTTGGATCGAGTACGATGAGTCGGTCTTGCTCGGTCATCTCGAGGACCTCTCACGGTTCGAACCGCTTCCACCACTCAATAGGCGTGAACAGCCATGA
- a CDS encoding flippase: MSLQTDLGNRFRIELVSRIAAICSGMILTVMLARLLEPDGYGLLFFALSILGTAKMVSKLGLGKSTGRYVAKYNTSARGQLPHILEFGLLANLVTIAITCLGLFVFAAEIAALAGEPDLEPLLLVGVLFVLCGTLKTFVRKVLQGFEDIKTAALVKIIDASSKLLFVVALVILGYEAIGALLGYALSLGLAAAVGGIIIYWRYYRSSPRAPRESGLRRRIGEYSIPITATSTANVLDKQVDTILIGFFLTPAAVGFYTVAKQVIESVEAPMASLGFTLSPTYEVQKEQGNADTAARLYEAALTNGLLVYVPAAAGLVLVAEPFVELVFGAEYLEAVPVLQVFALYAVLLAITNITSNGLDYLGRARARAVAKGITAVANVVLNIILIPRHGVVGAAVATVITHSVYTLANLYIINQEFDLRILYILRQSGGIVFITLVMSVAVATVAGSIQGWLTLFSVITVGVLVWAVTAVLTGLLDMQAVRSHLV, from the coding sequence ATGAGCCTCCAGACAGACCTCGGAAACCGGTTCAGAATCGAACTCGTCAGTCGGATCGCTGCGATTTGTTCCGGCATGATCCTCACCGTCATGCTCGCCCGATTGCTCGAGCCAGACGGCTACGGGTTGCTCTTTTTCGCCCTCTCGATTCTCGGGACGGCAAAAATGGTCAGCAAACTCGGTCTCGGCAAATCGACCGGCCGGTACGTCGCGAAGTACAACACGTCTGCACGCGGGCAACTCCCACATATCCTCGAGTTTGGTTTGCTCGCGAATCTCGTGACAATCGCGATCACCTGCCTCGGACTGTTCGTGTTTGCAGCCGAAATCGCAGCCCTCGCCGGTGAACCCGACCTCGAGCCGTTGTTGCTCGTCGGTGTGTTGTTCGTCCTCTGTGGGACGTTGAAGACGTTCGTCCGAAAGGTTCTGCAGGGATTCGAGGATATCAAAACCGCAGCCCTCGTCAAAATCATTGATGCGAGTTCGAAACTGTTGTTCGTCGTTGCACTGGTTATCCTCGGCTACGAAGCAATCGGGGCGCTGCTTGGCTACGCGCTGAGCCTGGGACTCGCTGCAGCTGTCGGCGGCATCATCATCTACTGGCGCTACTATCGCTCGTCACCTCGAGCGCCACGCGAGTCGGGTCTTCGGCGTCGGATCGGAGAGTATTCGATTCCGATTACGGCGACGAGTACGGCAAACGTCCTCGACAAGCAGGTTGATACGATTTTGATCGGGTTCTTTCTGACGCCTGCCGCTGTTGGCTTCTACACGGTTGCAAAGCAGGTTATCGAGTCCGTCGAAGCGCCAATGGCCTCGCTTGGCTTTACGCTGTCGCCGACCTACGAGGTGCAAAAAGAACAGGGCAACGCGGATACGGCCGCACGACTTTACGAAGCGGCACTAACGAACGGACTACTGGTCTACGTCCCTGCGGCAGCTGGCCTCGTACTGGTCGCCGAGCCGTTCGTCGAACTGGTCTTCGGGGCGGAGTATCTCGAGGCCGTTCCGGTGTTACAGGTGTTTGCACTGTATGCCGTGTTGCTGGCGATTACGAACATTACGAGCAACGGACTCGACTATCTCGGCCGGGCCAGAGCGCGTGCCGTGGCGAAAGGAATCACCGCCGTCGCTAACGTCGTGTTGAATATCATATTGATCCCTCGACATGGCGTCGTCGGGGCTGCCGTTGCAACGGTCATAACCCACTCAGTGTATACGCTTGCGAACCTCTACATCATCAATCAGGAGTTCGATCTCCGGATTCTGTACATCCTCCGCCAGAGCGGTGGGATCGTCTTCATTACGCTCGTGATGTCCGTCGCGGTTGCAACTGTCGCAGGTTCGATTCAGGGCTGGCTGACTCTGTTTTCCGTCATCACGGTTGGCGTTCTCGTCTGGGCCGTGACGGCTGTCCTGACTGGCTTACTCGACATGCAGGCGGTTCGATCCCATCTCGTATGA
- a CDS encoding PqqD family peptide modification chaperone, whose amino-acid sequence MTMGDTESIPVTAAVVATEDHLATTIDGETVLLELESGTYYGFNEVGSHLWELVQEPRTVESLCETIHAAYDDVSAEQCRRDVRDILHEMIDAGLIEVEADNNPATQE is encoded by the coding sequence ATGACTATGGGGGATACTGAATCGATTCCAGTGACGGCGGCAGTTGTCGCAACCGAGGACCATCTAGCGACAACAATCGACGGTGAAACCGTTCTCCTCGAACTCGAGTCGGGGACGTACTACGGCTTCAACGAGGTTGGCTCACATCTCTGGGAACTCGTCCAGGAGCCACGGACTGTCGAGAGCCTCTGTGAGACGATTCATGCGGCGTACGACGACGTCTCGGCCGAACAGTGCCGACGGGACGTTCGCGACATCCTTCATGAGATGATCGATGCCGGACTCATCGAGGTTGAGGCCGACAACAACCCGGCGACACAGGAGTAA